From the genome of Deinococcus sp. JMULE3, one region includes:
- a CDS encoding PadR family transcriptional regulator, with product MPRSPNSSPHTRAVLHALQQTYPAHTYGYDLSKGTGLKSGTLYPILQRLHEQGHLDAQWEQSPHPGKPPRHIYRLTQSGLQLARERHEPNPAARRTKGALT from the coding sequence ATGCCGCGATCCCCCAACTCCAGCCCGCACACCAGAGCCGTCCTGCACGCCCTCCAGCAGACCTACCCCGCCCACACCTACGGCTACGACCTCTCCAAGGGCACCGGGCTGAAAAGCGGGACGCTCTACCCCATCCTCCAGCGCCTGCACGAACAGGGCCACCTGGACGCCCAGTGGGAACAGTCCCCCCACCCCGGCAAACCCCCCCGCCACATCTACCGCCTGACCCAGAGCGGCCTGCAACTGGCCCGCGAACGCCACGAACCCAACCCCGCAGCCCGCCGCACCAAGGGAGCCCTGACATGA
- a CDS encoding histidine phosphatase family protein, producing MKLLLIRHAQSENNVIEDRPDYAQARQPDPPLTAHGHASARQFAHDADLSGVTHLSTSLMLRAVQTAAPIAARLNLPAHGIERAYEYGGLTTGPAGGFTPVTGGDHASLRADCPALIWPAHLTGQPWDGGAEAWGNPSSTPAPRTS from the coding sequence GTGAAGCTCCTGCTGATCCGCCACGCGCAATCCGAGAACAACGTCATCGAGGACCGCCCGGACTACGCTCAGGCGCGGCAACCCGACCCACCCCTGACCGCGCACGGACACGCCAGCGCCCGGCAGTTCGCGCACGACGCCGACCTGAGCGGCGTGACGCACCTGTCCACCAGTCTGATGCTCCGCGCCGTGCAGACCGCCGCGCCCATCGCCGCCCGCCTGAACCTCCCCGCGCACGGCATCGAACGGGCCTACGAGTACGGCGGCCTGACCACCGGTCCCGCCGGAGGCTTCACACCCGTCACGGGCGGCGACCACGCCAGCCTCCGCGCGGACTGCCCCGCGTTGATCTGGCCCGCGCACCTGACCGGGCAACCGTGGGACGGGGGCGCGGAAGCCTGGGGGAACCCCTCTTCCACGCCCGCGCCACGCACGTCCTGA
- a CDS encoding histidine phosphatase family protein — protein MGRGRGSLGEPLFHARATHVLNDLRARHPGPDRVALITHHDFAGALIRAALGWPVTDTPPTFHLAHLGTAQLDLPADGRVGGLEWLNRESEGRRV, from the coding sequence GTGGGACGGGGGCGCGGAAGCCTGGGGGAACCCCTCTTCCACGCCCGCGCCACGCACGTCCTGAACGACCTCCGCGCCCGGCACCCCGGCCCGGACCGGGTGGCGCTGATCACGCACCATGACTTCGCCGGAGCCCTCATCCGCGCGGCGCTCGGCTGGCCCGTCACGGACACGCCGCCGACCTTCCACCTCGCTCACCTCGGCACCGCCCAGCTCGACCTGCCCGCAGACGGCCGCGTGGGCGGACTGGAGTGGCTGAACCGAGAGTCTGAAGGTAGAAGAGTCTAA
- the sdaAA gene encoding L-serine ammonia-lyase, iron-sulfur-dependent, subunit alpha yields MTTLDDILNAPHPASEWILAQDCAETGLHPDDIRAEMLRRIREMRASIQRGLSSDAKSITGMVGWNAKGLWDAPDVLGAPVLKRVQAYAMAVNEENARMGRIVAAPTAGSAGTIPGALIGVADHLGIPDEQLVNPMILAAGIGKAISKRMFISGAAGGCQAEIGSSAAMAAAAIVELMGGTPRAAVHAASMALMNTIGLVCDPVGGYVEVPCVSRNAFYAVHAVSAAQLALAQLESFIPPDEVLGAMASVGRMMPAALRETADGGLAQTPTGLAVTARMEGRKDGEGPGGMIELPLA; encoded by the coding sequence ATGACCACCCTCGACGACATCCTGAACGCCCCCCACCCCGCCTCCGAATGGATTCTCGCGCAGGACTGCGCCGAGACTGGCCTGCACCCCGACGACATCCGCGCCGAGATGCTGCGCCGCATCCGCGAGATGCGCGCCAGCATCCAGCGCGGCCTGAGCAGCGACGCCAAGAGCATCACGGGGATGGTCGGCTGGAACGCCAAGGGCCTCTGGGACGCCCCGGACGTGCTGGGTGCGCCGGTCTTGAAGCGCGTGCAGGCGTACGCGATGGCCGTGAACGAGGAGAACGCCCGCATGGGCCGCATCGTCGCCGCGCCCACCGCCGGCAGTGCCGGTACGATTCCCGGCGCGCTGATCGGCGTGGCCGACCACCTCGGCATCCCGGACGAGCAACTCGTGAACCCCATGATCCTCGCCGCCGGGATCGGAAAGGCCATCTCGAAGCGCATGTTCATCAGCGGCGCGGCGGGCGGCTGTCAGGCCGAGATCGGCAGCAGCGCCGCCATGGCCGCCGCCGCCATCGTCGAACTGATGGGCGGCACGCCCCGCGCCGCCGTGCACGCCGCCAGCATGGCCCTGATGAACACCATCGGCCTCGTGTGCGACCCGGTCGGCGGGTACGTGGAAGTCCCCTGTGTGAGCCGCAACGCCTTCTACGCCGTGCACGCCGTCAGCGCCGCCCAGCTCGCGCTGGCGCAACTGGAATCCTTCATCCCGCCCGACGAGGTCCTGGGCGCGATGGCCAGCGTGGGCCGCATGATGCCCGCCGCGCTGCGTGAAACTGCCGACGGTGGCCTCGCCCAGACGCCCACCGGACTGGCCGTCACCGCCCGCATGGAAGGCAGGAAGGACGGCGAGGGGCCGGGCGGCATGATCGAACTGCCACTGGCGTAA